One Amaranthus tricolor cultivar Red isolate AtriRed21 chromosome 1, ASM2621246v1, whole genome shotgun sequence DNA window includes the following coding sequences:
- the LOC130823271 gene encoding protein MAINTENANCE OF MERISTEMS-like: protein MYRQLGMASKAGCKTIAGCLTLLQTWIYKYFPAFCPHPRRADVPNKTRVEMWSTPKPGREINRLRYCRSILDTMTETQVEWTPYMISPSALLNEHPRTTFIGGITCFDIVEVYLPERTVRQVGFLQAIPPLL from the exons atgtatcgccaactgggaATGGCATCTaaggctggttgcaagaccattgcgggttgcctgacattgctccagacatggatctacaAGTACTTTCCCGCCTTctgccctcatcctcgccgagcaGATGTCCCTAATAAGACTAGGGTggagatgtggtccacgcccAAGCCAGGTCGTGAGATCAACAGGCTGAGGTACTGTAGGAGTATATTGGACACCATGACGGAAACTCAG gtggaatggactccgtacatgatTTCTCCAAGTGCATTGttgaatgagcacccacgcaccacctttattgggggtatcacttgctttgatatcgtcgaggtgtatttgccggagaggacagtgcgacaggtcggctttctgcaggctattccccccctCCTTTGA